One genomic window of Numida meleagris isolate 19003 breed g44 Domestic line chromosome 1, NumMel1.0, whole genome shotgun sequence includes the following:
- the TMEM52B gene encoding transmembrane protein 52B, whose translation MMNEEEVAKRILLSIFSFLSSPRLVVVIGGLLLLCGLVSVCMRCCFTHCRQAGEESGPQPYEVTVIAFDHDNTLQSTITSLHSVFGPAARRILAVAHSHNTVQGTPPLTASDTPPVYEEALHTSRFTVAKAGQKVLHLDPATKEKLQTSAEDKDVQPVFAGH comes from the exons ATGATGAATGAGGAGGAGGTGGCTAAGAG aatccttctgtctatattcagttttctctcttctcccaggctGGTGGTTGTGATTGGTGGACTGCTGCTGCTATGCGGCTTGGTTTCTGTCTGCATGAGATGTTGTTTTACTCACTGCCGTCAGGCTGGGGAGGAATCAGGTCCTCAACCCTATGAGGTCACCGTCATTGCTTTTGATCATGACAACACTCTCCAGAGCACCATTACCT CTCTCCATTCGGTGTTTGGGCCAGCTGCCAGGAGGATACTAGCAGTGGCACACTCCCACAACACTGTGCAGGGCACGCCACCCCTCACAGCATCAGACACCCCTCCTGTCTACGAGGAAGCTCTGCACACAAGCAGGTTCACAGTTGCCAAGGCGGGGCAAAAAGTGCTACACCTGGATCCAGCAaccaaagaaaaactgcagacaTCTGCCGAGGACAAGGATGTCCAGCCAGTCTTTGCAGGACACTAG
- the GABARAPL1 gene encoding gamma-aminobutyric acid receptor-associated protein-like 1 → MKFQYKEDHPFEYRKKEGEKIRKKYPDRVPVIVEKAPKARVPDLDKRKYLVPSDLTVGQFYFLIRKRIHLRPEDALFFFVNNTIPPTSATMGQLYEDNHEEDYFLYVAYSDESVYGK, encoded by the exons ATGAAGTTCCAGTACAAGGAAGACCACCCGTTCgagtacaggaaaaaagaaggggagaaaatcaggaagaaatacCCCGACAGAGTCCCT GTAATTGTGGAAAAAGCACCAAAAGCCAGAGTACCTGATCTAGACAAAAGGAAGTATCTTGTGCCTTCTGACCTCACAG ttgGGCAATTCTACTTCTTAATCCGAAAGCGGATCCACCTGAGGCCAGAGGATGCGCTATTCTTCTTTGTCAATAATACCATCCCTCCCACAAGTGCTACCATGGGTCAGCTGTATGAG GATAACCATGAGGAGGACTATTTTCTCTATGTGGCCTACAGTGATGAGAGTGTCTATGGCAAGTGA